In Quercus robur chromosome 10, dhQueRobu3.1, whole genome shotgun sequence, a genomic segment contains:
- the LOC126703421 gene encoding uncharacterized protein LOC126703421 produces the protein MLVALIGFHPQGLGISPLKKHFADFLVFIVATIVYGIAYMGINLQPQGPEYLLRFRLVSLVSGIVAVEILISIIISPRWQFMVTFLPILIVGVLCSYKQIYQFLYHTANLIFNAVPSLLKRIYQLVLQIFQSGAFQAFSSREREDNDNQGPGNV, from the coding sequence ATGCTGGTTGCCTTAATTGGTTTCCACCCTCAAGGCTTGGGCATCTCGCCACTTAAAAAGCATTTTGCTGATTTCTTGGTTTTCATCGTGGCCACAATCGTGTATGGCATTGCGTATATGGGGATAAATCTACAACCTCAAGGGCCTGAGTATCTTCTCCGATTCAGGCTTGTCTCTCTGGTTTCTGGAATCGTTGCTGTTGAGATACTTATCTCAATAATAATTTCTCCTCGTTGGCAGTTCATGGTTACTTTCTTGCCAATCCTGATTGTAGGGGTATTGTGTTCATACAAGCAAATATATCAGTTTCTCTACCACACAGCTAATCTAATTTTCAATGCAGTACCAAGCTTGCTTAAAAGGATTTATCAATTAGTTTTACAGATATTCCAATCAGGAGCTTTTCAAGCATTTTCTTCAAGGGAACGAGAAGACAATGATAATCAGGGGCCAGGAAATGTTTAA